The following are encoded together in the Anaerolineae bacterium genome:
- a CDS encoding alpha/beta hydrolase, protein MARKKRRGRWDWLNTSLALRQESQQWVKSQLHSLTHATATETISSRVLPQFQRETGLADFTWRVYYHRRPAGRVQPAPELAANAQGYVIFLHGWDGSHAIWEDLPAAVCEANPRLICFSLDVNGFGGSPFIEAESPLLELCGPRGNMQAVELWLNLLKLHRPGGQRQVFTFVGHSMSGASIFHKVKRGWEETPYSLLALAPAMLHKDTVKKALYKTLGLGIGAGVQYGFLDTFKGRLAVPIMDLLAANASQAVKDEHVRIFQQTDKGTIAQVFFALGLSEETAPPRDWSNVFVMLGHKDRLVALGPTLDLLESMGLHSWNIQVVLGDHYFFSVGQRSRRLHAFNRAEVLRHILRLHDERRQQA, encoded by the coding sequence ATGGCGCGTAAAAAACGGCGCGGGCGCTGGGATTGGCTCAATACCTCGCTCGCGCTCCGGCAGGAGTCGCAGCAGTGGGTAAAGAGCCAGCTACACAGCCTTACCCATGCCACGGCTACAGAAACTATCTCCTCTCGCGTATTACCCCAATTTCAACGGGAAACCGGCCTGGCCGATTTTACCTGGCGCGTATACTACCACCGCCGGCCTGCCGGGCGAGTCCAGCCCGCCCCTGAGCTGGCGGCTAATGCTCAAGGATATGTTATCTTTTTGCACGGCTGGGATGGCAGCCACGCTATCTGGGAAGATTTGCCCGCCGCCGTGTGTGAGGCCAACCCACGCCTGATCTGTTTTTCCTTGGATGTCAATGGCTTTGGCGGGTCGCCCTTCATCGAGGCTGAGAGTCCGCTTTTGGAGTTGTGCGGGCCGCGTGGCAATATGCAGGCGGTGGAGCTATGGCTCAATTTGCTCAAGCTGCATCGCCCCGGCGGTCAGCGACAGGTTTTTACTTTTGTGGGACATTCGATGAGTGGGGCATCTATTTTTCACAAGGTCAAACGAGGTTGGGAGGAAACCCCCTACAGCTTGCTGGCCCTGGCTCCGGCCATGCTGCATAAGGATACGGTGAAAAAAGCCCTCTATAAAACCCTGGGTTTGGGCATTGGAGCCGGTGTGCAATATGGCTTTTTGGATACGTTCAAAGGCCGCCTGGCCGTGCCAATTATGGACCTGTTAGCGGCCAACGCCAGCCAGGCTGTTAAAGATGAGCACGTGCGTATTTTTCAACAAACCGACAAGGGTACGATTGCCCAGGTTTTTTTTGCCCTCGGTTTGTCTGAAGAAACCGCGCCCCCCCGCGATTGGAGCAATGTGTTTGTGATGTTGGGCCACAAAGACCGGCTGGTGGCCCTGGGGCCAACCCTGGACTTGCTGGAAAGCATGGGGCTGCACAGTTGGAATATCCAGGTAGTGCTGGGCGATCATTACTTCTTCTCTGTTGGCCAGCGCTCGCGGCGGCTCCACGCTTTTAATCGGGCCGAAGTGCTGCGCCATATCCTGCGTTTGCACGATGAGCGGCGCCAGCAGGCGTGA
- a CDS encoding elongation factor Ts, whose product MSISTADIKLLRELTGAGVLDCKKALQETNGDIDKASELLRKKGLAAAAKKANREANDGLISAQMSDDGQTAVMVEVNCETDFVARTEDFQKFVDAMVQQVLEQPGLDRVEALLAAPYLDDPGKTVQEQLTEIIARLGENMIVRRVARFDLPGEGMLESYVHPGARVGVLVEVAGGDPRDSQFAELVHDLALQIAAAAPHYVSEADIPAEAIAAEKEFFQTQLVEDKKPDNIKERIVEGKLKKWYSEVVLLNQEFIKDPDLTIAKLLQKSGNNITVRRFARFERGV is encoded by the coding sequence GTGTCAATTTCAACCGCAGATATTAAACTGCTTCGGGAATTAACCGGAGCCGGGGTATTAGATTGTAAAAAAGCCTTGCAAGAAACCAACGGCGACATTGATAAAGCCAGTGAGTTGTTGCGCAAAAAAGGGCTGGCCGCCGCCGCTAAAAAAGCCAACCGCGAAGCCAATGATGGTTTGATTAGCGCGCAGATGAGCGATGATGGCCAAACCGCCGTAATGGTTGAGGTTAATTGTGAAACCGACTTTGTGGCCCGCACCGAGGATTTTCAAAAATTTGTGGACGCTATGGTTCAGCAGGTGTTGGAGCAACCCGGCCTTGACCGCGTTGAAGCTTTGTTAGCGGCTCCTTACCTTGATGATCCCGGCAAAACCGTGCAGGAACAACTCACCGAGATCATTGCCAGACTGGGTGAAAATATGATCGTCCGCCGGGTGGCCCGCTTTGACCTGCCCGGTGAAGGAATGCTTGAAAGCTACGTTCACCCTGGCGCGCGGGTGGGCGTGTTGGTAGAGGTGGCCGGCGGCGACCCCAGGGACAGTCAATTTGCCGAACTGGTGCACGACCTGGCCCTGCAAATTGCCGCGGCTGCCCCACATTACGTCTCTGAAGCAGATATTCCGGCTGAAGCGATTGCCGCCGAAAAGGAGTTTTTCCAGACCCAATTGGTTGAGGATAAAAAACCCGACAACATCAAAGAACGAATAGTCGAAGGCAAACTCAAAAAGTGGTATAGCGAAGTGGTGTTGCTCAACCAGGAGTTTATTAAAGACCCCGATCTGACCATTGCTAAATTGTTGCAGAAATCGGGCAATAATATTACGGTGAGACGCTTTGCCCGCTTTGAGCGAGGCGTTTAG
- a CDS encoding UMP kinase, whose product MTLPKYHRILLKMGGESLAGENNFGINPDLADSVATTVKDIHQLGIEIAMVIGAGNLWRGKDGLDHGMDRATADHMGMLATVMNALALADALSRIGIETRVQTAIEMRAVAEPYIRGRAIRHLEKGRVVILGAGTGNPYFTTDTAAALRAMEIDAELLVKATKVDGVYNSDPKVDAQAKKFERLTYIEAINLGLKVLDGTALTLCMDNQMPIIVLDLWQPDSLKKAVLGKTVGTLISY is encoded by the coding sequence ATGACCTTGCCAAAATATCATCGTATCTTGTTAAAAATGGGGGGCGAATCGCTGGCCGGCGAGAATAATTTTGGCATTAACCCTGATTTGGCCGACTCTGTGGCCACCACCGTCAAAGATATTCATCAGTTAGGCATTGAGATTGCCATGGTTATTGGCGCGGGTAATTTGTGGCGGGGCAAGGATGGCCTGGACCACGGCATGGATCGGGCCACGGCCGACCACATGGGCATGTTGGCTACCGTGATGAATGCGCTGGCCCTGGCCGACGCCCTGAGCCGGATTGGCATAGAAACCCGCGTCCAAACCGCCATTGAAATGCGCGCCGTGGCCGAACCCTATATCCGGGGACGGGCGATCCGCCATCTGGAGAAGGGACGGGTGGTGATTTTGGGCGCGGGCACGGGCAACCCCTACTTTACCACCGACACCGCTGCCGCTCTGCGGGCCATGGAAATTGACGCCGAACTTTTGGTAAAAGCTACCAAAGTGGACGGCGTTTACAACTCGGACCCCAAAGTTGACGCCCAGGCCAAAAAATTTGAGCGATTAACGTATATTGAGGCCATTAACCTGGGATTAAAAGTTTTAGACGGCACGGCCCTGACCCTGTGCATGGATAACCAAATGCCCATTATTGTGCTGGACCTGTGGCAACCCGATAGTTTAAAAAAGGCGGTGTTGGGCAAAACCGTGGGCACACTGATTAGCTATTGA
- a CDS encoding DNA primase → MSSAIDEIKTRLDIVEVVSETVTLKKTGRNYIGFCPFHSNTKTPAFVVFPDSQTWRCFGACADGGDLFSFVMKREGYDFKEALRLLAQKAGVPLEPPSPQAAQQDEQRQKLLDLNAAAATYFHHLLTTSPAAHETRVYLARRDFTAETIATFQLGYALDEWETLKKHFLERGYQPADLLAAGLIVERDDGSPGYDRFRHRLIIPIRDLRGRVIGFGARALAEDQAPKYLNSPQTALFDKSATLYGLDLARKHIREADEVVVVEGYMDVIQAHQRGATNVVAQMGTALTEAQLKRIGGLANRIVLALDADTAGNAATMRGLSLARQLLPKRTQAAPTSRGIELEAHLVQELYIAALPQGQDPDDVLREGLDVWQALIDNAIPTLDFYEGLILGQADLNTPQGKSVAVRELIPIYREIKDSVEREARVQRLARQLGLDERTLLAELKSKQYQPRPARRKQEPPPPEPDLSLADLPPLPASAEKPGPALERYCLALILANPSALALANDILEKQGVPGLVVNDFKQGDHREIFKSLNIWTASETPKIEILTEMVGESLGQNLATLTSHWHRRPPAPLEDIDKDLSSAVLRLRLKNIVEQINELTTLQHHTGDKQDNRYYTEMVEQYRQERKKLEYTQDALSLMGKRRLEANQYGEPI, encoded by the coding sequence ATGAGCAGCGCCATCGACGAGATTAAAACTCGACTTGATATTGTCGAAGTAGTTTCGGAAACCGTCACCCTAAAAAAGACCGGCCGAAACTATATCGGCTTTTGTCCTTTCCACTCAAATACCAAAACCCCTGCCTTTGTTGTTTTTCCCGATTCTCAAACCTGGCGCTGTTTTGGGGCCTGCGCAGATGGCGGCGATTTATTTAGCTTTGTCATGAAGCGGGAAGGCTATGATTTTAAAGAGGCCCTCCGGCTGTTGGCCCAAAAAGCCGGTGTGCCCCTGGAACCGCCCTCCCCTCAGGCGGCCCAACAAGACGAACAACGTCAAAAACTGCTGGATTTAAACGCAGCCGCAGCCACCTATTTTCATCATTTGCTGACTACCTCCCCGGCTGCGCATGAAACAAGAGTATATTTGGCCCGGCGAGACTTTACCGCCGAAACCATTGCCACTTTCCAGTTAGGCTACGCCCTGGACGAATGGGAAACCCTGAAGAAACACTTTTTAGAACGGGGCTATCAGCCCGCAGATTTGTTAGCCGCCGGACTCATTGTGGAACGGGATGACGGCTCGCCGGGATACGACCGCTTTCGCCACCGGCTGATCATTCCCATCCGGGACCTGCGGGGGCGGGTAATTGGGTTTGGCGCGCGCGCCCTGGCCGAGGACCAGGCGCCCAAATATCTCAACTCGCCTCAAACCGCGCTCTTTGACAAAAGCGCCACCCTGTATGGCCTGGACCTGGCCCGCAAGCACATCCGCGAGGCCGACGAGGTAGTGGTGGTTGAAGGTTATATGGACGTGATCCAGGCTCACCAGCGCGGGGCCACAAACGTGGTGGCCCAAATGGGCACGGCCCTGACCGAAGCCCAGTTGAAACGGATTGGCGGCCTGGCCAACAGAATTGTGCTGGCCCTGGATGCCGATACCGCCGGCAACGCCGCCACCATGCGCGGCCTTAGCCTGGCCCGGCAGTTACTGCCTAAAAGAACCCAGGCTGCGCCAACGTCGCGGGGCATTGAGCTTGAGGCGCACCTGGTGCAAGAACTTTATATTGCGGCCCTGCCCCAGGGCCAAGACCCGGACGATGTTTTGCGGGAGGGGCTGGATGTTTGGCAGGCGCTCATTGACAACGCTATTCCTACCCTGGATTTTTACGAAGGCCTGATTTTGGGCCAGGCCGATTTGAACACCCCGCAAGGCAAATCCGTAGCCGTGCGGGAACTCATCCCCATTTACCGGGAGATCAAGGATAGCGTAGAGCGAGAAGCCCGCGTGCAGCGACTGGCCCGCCAACTGGGCCTTGACGAGCGCACCCTGCTGGCCGAGTTAAAAAGTAAACAGTACCAACCCCGTCCGGCGCGGCGAAAACAAGAACCGCCGCCGCCCGAACCGGACCTGTCGTTGGCCGACCTCCCGCCGCTGCCGGCCAGCGCAGAAAAACCAGGCCCGGCCTTAGAACGGTACTGTCTGGCCCTGATTTTGGCCAATCCCTCGGCCCTGGCCCTGGCCAATGATATTTTGGAAAAACAGGGCGTGCCGGGGTTGGTTGTTAACGATTTTAAACAAGGCGATCATCGAGAAATCTTCAAATCGTTGAACATCTGGACGGCGTCGGAAACGCCTAAAATAGAAATTCTGACAGAAATGGTGGGCGAATCCCTGGGCCAAAACCTGGCGACGCTGACCAGTCACTGGCATCGCCGCCCGCCGGCGCCGTTGGAAGATATAGATAAAGACTTGAGCAGCGCCGTTTTGCGGCTAAGGCTGAAAAACATTGTTGAACAAATTAATGAATTGACAACATTGCAACACCACACCGGCGATAAGCAGGACAATCGCTATTACACCGAAATGGTAGAACAATACAGACAAGAACGTAAAAAATTGGAATATACCCAAGATGCGCTCTCATTAATGGGCAAACGTCGGCTAGAGGCCAATCAATATGGAGAACCAATTTAG
- the uppS gene encoding di-trans,poly-cis-decaprenylcistransferase encodes MIQNQEEVTGQKKFPPLPNPPSHVGIIMDGNGRWAQERGKSRLEGHRAGTENLRRILEASVEFGVKMLTIYAFSTENWKRPPLEVKGLMSILENVIDRELNELHKNGVQLRHIGQLERLNPAIRKKVIHAIDLTKNNNRLVLNVAFNYGGRDEIVHAVQSLMRDNVKPEDVTEELLSRYMYTGTSPDPDLIIRTSGEFRTSNFLIWQAAYAEYYITPTYWPAFGKEEYYQALCEFSRRDRRYGGRTE; translated from the coding sequence ATGATACAAAACCAGGAAGAAGTAACAGGCCAGAAAAAATTTCCCCCACTGCCCAATCCCCCTTCCCACGTGGGCATTATTATGGACGGCAACGGGCGTTGGGCGCAGGAACGGGGCAAGTCCCGACTGGAAGGACACCGGGCCGGCACCGAGAATCTACGGCGTATTTTGGAGGCGTCGGTGGAATTTGGCGTAAAAATGCTCACCATTTACGCTTTTTCTACTGAAAATTGGAAACGCCCGCCCCTGGAAGTGAAAGGCTTGATGAGTATTCTGGAAAATGTAATTGACCGGGAATTGAATGAGTTGCACAAAAACGGCGTGCAGTTGCGGCATATCGGCCAGTTAGAACGACTGAATCCGGCCATTCGCAAAAAAGTGATTCACGCGATTGACCTGACCAAAAACAACAACCGGCTTGTGCTCAACGTGGCCTTTAATTATGGGGGCCGGGATGAAATTGTCCACGCTGTCCAAAGCCTGATGCGCGATAATGTGAAACCCGAGGACGTAACCGAAGAATTGTTGAGCCGCTACATGTATACCGGCACGTCGCCGGACCCCGATTTGATCATCCGCACCAGCGGCGAGTTCCGCACCAGCAACTTTCTCATCTGGCAGGCCGCCTACGCCGAGTATTACATCACCCCCACCTACTGGCCCGCTTTTGGCAAAGAGGAGTATTACCAGGCCCTATGCGAGTTTAGCCGGCGAGATCGTCGTTACGGCGGGCGAACCGAGTAA
- a CDS encoding DUF493 domain-containing protein, translated as MTHSTTSFEFPCSFPLKAFGRNVDNFESFIVAIARKHIPNFEQATIKSRPSQRDKYLAVTITFTATSQAQLDALYREISASERVLMLL; from the coding sequence ATGACCCATTCTACAACCTCATTTGAATTTCCCTGTTCTTTTCCCCTCAAGGCGTTTGGCCGGAACGTAGACAACTTTGAATCATTCATCGTGGCTATTGCCCGCAAGCACATCCCCAACTTTGAACAGGCTACCATCAAAAGCCGGCCCAGCCAAAGGGACAAATACCTGGCCGTCACCATTACCTTTACGGCTACCAGCCAGGCCCAACTGGACGCCCTGTACCGAGAAATCAGCGCCTCCGAGCGCGTTTTGATGTTGCTTTAA
- the frr gene encoding ribosome recycling factor, giving the protein MINDVLAEAKDGMEKSIESLQHDLASLRTGRASAGLVNKLVVDYYGTPTSLQEVASISVPEAQLIAIRPYDPTALKAIERAILQSDLGLTPNNDGKLIRLQIPTLTEERRRELSKSVSKRVEEAKVSIRNIRRGGLEDLRSFEKESLITEDDFYHGKDELQELTDDYIKRADEIGEAKEKEIMEV; this is encoded by the coding sequence ATGATCAATGATGTTCTGGCCGAAGCCAAAGACGGCATGGAAAAATCCATTGAGAGTTTGCAACATGATTTGGCCAGCTTGCGCACCGGCCGGGCCTCGGCCGGGTTGGTGAACAAATTGGTGGTTGATTATTACGGCACGCCAACGTCGTTGCAAGAAGTCGCCTCAATTAGCGTGCCCGAAGCGCAATTAATTGCCATTCGTCCCTATGACCCCACCGCCCTTAAGGCCATTGAGCGAGCCATTCTGCAATCGGATCTGGGCCTGACCCCCAACAACGATGGCAAATTAATCCGGTTGCAGATTCCTACCCTCACCGAGGAACGCCGCCGGGAGTTGAGCAAATCTGTGTCTAAGCGGGTAGAAGAGGCCAAAGTTTCCATTCGTAATATTCGGCGCGGGGGGCTGGAAGACTTGCGCAGTTTTGAAAAAGAAAGCCTGATTACCGAAGATGATTTTTACCACGGTAAAGACGAATTGCAAGAACTCACCGACGATTACATCAAAAGAGCCGATGAAATTGGTGAGGCCAAAGAGAAAGAAATTATGGAGGTTTAG
- a CDS encoding polyprenyl synthetase family protein, whose amino-acid sequence MSTINQIVAKYAADIDNTIKRLVNETPPFMRGIIGYHFGWMDENFQPTTSKRGKMLRPVISLLVYEAITGNYQDALPVAASIEIIHNFSLLHDDIEDNDVERRGRPTAWTIWGQPAVINAGDHLYSLAYKALYQLDPAKIAPERIFAVLRVVNEACLRLTEGQDLDLKFETIQNVSTGMYLDMVYKKTGALIEAAILAGARLATADEDIIQNYSDFAHNIGLAFQIRDDVLGIWGDSKQTGKSAVNDLRRKKKTLPVIYMLDQIDGARQKKLEAYYATPEPLSAPEIEFVRECLALVEAQHYAQGVADNYKQKSFAALAKIGASNQAQSDLRTMTEFLINRLY is encoded by the coding sequence ATGTCTACCATTAATCAAATTGTGGCCAAATACGCCGCAGATATTGACAATACCATCAAACGCCTGGTCAATGAAACCCCACCTTTTATGCGGGGCATTATTGGCTATCATTTTGGCTGGATGGATGAAAATTTTCAGCCAACAACTTCTAAGCGGGGCAAAATGCTGCGGCCCGTCATCAGCCTCTTGGTTTATGAGGCCATTACCGGCAATTATCAAGACGCCCTGCCGGTGGCGGCGTCTATTGAAATCATCCACAACTTCAGTTTGTTGCACGATGACATTGAAGATAATGATGTGGAGCGCCGCGGACGCCCCACCGCCTGGACAATCTGGGGCCAGCCCGCCGTAATTAATGCCGGTGACCATCTCTATTCGTTAGCTTACAAAGCCCTGTATCAGCTTGATCCGGCCAAAATTGCCCCCGAAAGAATTTTTGCGGTTTTGCGCGTTGTCAACGAAGCCTGTTTGCGGCTCACCGAAGGACAGGATTTGGACCTGAAATTTGAAACGATTCAAAACGTGTCAACCGGCATGTACTTGGACATGGTGTATAAAAAAACCGGGGCCTTGATTGAGGCTGCTATTCTGGCCGGGGCCAGGCTGGCCACCGCGGACGAAGACATCATCCAGAATTATAGCGACTTTGCGCACAATATTGGCCTGGCCTTTCAAATTCGTGATGACGTATTGGGAATATGGGGCGATAGTAAGCAAACCGGCAAATCCGCCGTTAACGATCTGCGCCGCAAAAAGAAAACCCTGCCCGTGATTTATATGCTTGATCAGATAGATGGGGCGCGCCAAAAAAAACTGGAGGCTTATTACGCCACCCCAGAGCCTTTATCCGCCCCGGAAATTGAGTTTGTGCGCGAATGTTTGGCCCTGGTGGAGGCGCAACATTATGCTCAGGGGGTGGCCGATAATTACAAACAGAAATCGTTTGCCGCCCTGGCTAAAATTGGGGCCTCAAACCAGGCGCAGTCTGATTTGAGGACGATGACAGAGTTTTTGATAAATCGTTTGTATTAG
- the rpoD gene encoding RNA polymerase sigma factor RpoD: MAKKQVANQKILKTAKKKTKPAQTPEAEVGDPLEVLVNKGKKQKVLTQKEILNVLPDGGLDVEATDALIAQLVEHGIEVIEDDESDTQALADVDEPDDAALQEVEEELEESGATNNIIGLDSELSVELTNDPVRMYLREIGQVNLLTAADEVSLAKRIQRGLKAQKRLEKKEELTEPEYIRHKTQAIDGLLAKRYLAEANLRLVVSVAKRYIGRGMNFLDLIQEGNIGLLRAVEKFDYKRGYKFSTYATWWIRQAISRAIADQARTIRIPVHMVETINRLLRVQRRLLQEYGREPTAKEIALEMDLLTDEELQAIVEAQGNSQTLDSMVERSWRRAAGKVRRIMRIAQEPMSLDTPIGSEENSYLGDFIEDESVVGPVDAASKQLLKEQLHEILDSLSDRERKVLEMRFGLSDGQGRTLEEVGLAFGVTRERIRQIEAKALRKLRHPIRSRKLRDYLG; this comes from the coding sequence ATGGCCAAAAAGCAAGTTGCTAACCAAAAAATTCTCAAAACAGCCAAAAAGAAAACCAAACCCGCCCAGACGCCGGAAGCGGAAGTCGGTGATCCCCTGGAAGTTTTGGTAAATAAAGGCAAAAAACAAAAGGTTCTCACCCAAAAAGAGATTTTAAATGTGTTGCCTGATGGCGGGCTGGACGTGGAAGCCACCGATGCGCTTATTGCGCAACTGGTTGAACACGGCATTGAAGTGATTGAGGATGACGAAAGCGATACCCAGGCCCTGGCCGACGTGGATGAACCTGACGATGCGGCGTTGCAAGAAGTTGAAGAAGAATTAGAAGAAAGCGGCGCCACCAATAACATCATTGGCTTGGATAGTGAATTGAGCGTGGAATTAACCAATGATCCGGTGCGCATGTATCTGCGCGAAATCGGCCAGGTTAATTTGCTGACCGCCGCCGATGAAGTATCCCTGGCCAAACGCATCCAGCGTGGCCTCAAGGCCCAAAAGAGATTGGAAAAGAAAGAAGAACTGACCGAACCGGAGTATATCAGGCATAAAACCCAGGCCATTGACGGCCTGCTGGCCAAACGCTACCTGGCCGAAGCCAACCTGCGGCTGGTGGTCAGCGTAGCCAAACGTTACATTGGCCGGGGCATGAACTTTTTAGACTTGATCCAGGAAGGCAACATTGGCCTGCTCCGGGCTGTGGAAAAGTTTGATTATAAACGTGGCTACAAATTCTCCACCTATGCCACCTGGTGGATTCGCCAGGCCATTAGCCGGGCCATTGCCGACCAGGCCCGCACCATTCGCATTCCGGTGCACATGGTGGAAACCATCAACCGCCTGCTGCGTGTTCAGCGCCGCCTGCTGCAAGAGTATGGCCGGGAGCCAACGGCCAAAGAAATTGCCCTGGAAATGGACTTACTCACCGATGAAGAACTGCAAGCCATTGTTGAGGCGCAAGGTAACAGCCAAACGCTCGATTCGATGGTAGAACGCAGTTGGCGCCGCGCAGCCGGCAAAGTGCGCCGCATTATGCGCATTGCCCAGGAGCCGATGTCGTTGGACACGCCCATAGGCTCAGAGGAAAACAGTTACCTGGGCGACTTTATTGAAGATGAAAGCGTGGTTGGCCCGGTAGACGCGGCCTCCAAACAACTGCTCAAAGAACAATTGCACGAGATTTTGGACTCCCTGAGCGACCGCGAGCGTAAGGTATTGGAGATGCGCTTTGGCCTGTCCGACGGCCAGGGCCGCACCCTGGAAGAGGTTGGCCTGGCCTTTGGCGTAACCCGGGAAAGAATCCGGCAAATAGAGGCCAAAGCCCTGCGCAAATTGCGCCATCCCATCCGCAGCCGCAAACTGCGGGATTACTTGGGCTAA
- the rpsB gene encoding 30S ribosomal protein S2, with the protein MSVAPMKALLEAGVHFGHRTRRWNPKMKPFIFTERNGIHIIDLQQTITRLNQAYELVKDNVASGGIILFVGTKRQAQEAVAQEAQRCGMPYVENRWLGGTLTNWRTIRQRIDYLLEAEKKQARGEFERLIKKEALLRTREIERLNQRLGGLKDMRRLPNYLFVVDVRRDDLAVKEANVLGIPVIAMVDTNCDPDPIDYAIPCNDDAIRAIRLILSTMANAVLDGQAIYSSLQAEEEEVELEGEELPDERYLGPSTLAKIQAAVEAEAEAGEEAFAVEEPELEEPEAEVEAIVEAEELAAVISEAEVVAAEEPEVEADEPEAEPQVEEPEVEVEEPVAEEVGDEQVEAAGEVEGEEEAEPAEAEKD; encoded by the coding sequence ATGTCAGTTGCACCTATGAAAGCCCTGCTTGAGGCAGGCGTCCATTTTGGTCATCGCACCCGGCGCTGGAATCCCAAGATGAAGCCCTTCATCTTTACCGAGCGCAACGGCATCCACATCATTGACCTACAACAAACCATTACCCGGTTAAACCAAGCTTACGAATTAGTTAAAGATAACGTTGCTTCCGGCGGCATTATTCTGTTTGTTGGCACCAAACGGCAGGCCCAAGAAGCGGTGGCGCAGGAAGCGCAACGCTGTGGCATGCCTTATGTTGAAAATCGTTGGTTGGGCGGCACCCTTACCAATTGGCGCACTATTCGGCAGCGGATTGATTATTTATTGGAAGCCGAAAAAAAACAGGCCCGGGGTGAATTTGAGCGCCTGATCAAAAAAGAGGCCCTGCTGCGCACGCGTGAAATTGAGCGTTTAAATCAACGGTTGGGCGGCTTAAAAGATATGCGCCGTTTGCCCAACTACCTTTTTGTGGTAGATGTGCGTCGAGATGATCTGGCCGTTAAAGAGGCTAACGTTTTGGGCATTCCGGTGATTGCTATGGTTGACACAAATTGCGATCCCGATCCCATTGATTACGCCATTCCCTGCAATGATGACGCTATTCGGGCCATCCGGTTGATTTTATCAACCATGGCCAATGCCGTGTTAGACGGCCAAGCTATTTACAGCAGTCTCCAGGCCGAGGAAGAAGAAGTTGAGCTGGAAGGCGAAGAACTGCCCGATGAGCGCTATCTTGGCCCCAGCACCCTGGCCAAAATTCAGGCGGCGGTTGAAGCCGAGGCCGAAGCAGGCGAAGAAGCTTTTGCCGTGGAGGAACCTGAGTTAGAGGAACCGGAAGCTGAGGTCGAGGCCATTGTTGAGGCTGAGGAGCTGGCGGCAGTCATTTCCGAAGCAGAAGTAGTGGCCGCCGAGGAACCAGAGGTTGAGGCTGACGAGCCAGAGGCGGAACCCCAAGTTGAAGAGCCGGAAGTTGAGGTTGAAGAACCTGTTGCTGAAGAAGTCGGCGACGAGCAGGTAGAGGCTGCCGGAGAAGTCGAAGGGGAAGAAGAGGCAGAACCTGCTGAGGCGGAAAAGGATTAG